In Musa acuminata AAA Group cultivar baxijiao chromosome BXJ3-11, Cavendish_Baxijiao_AAA, whole genome shotgun sequence, one DNA window encodes the following:
- the LOC135582105 gene encoding pentatricopeptide repeat-containing protein At1g77360, mitochondrial-like — protein sequence MVEPKPELARSHTYTAASAAAMPHQRSPIPEPPLLATPSSSASGLAVKDSRVRAFYEILSRVPPAEVESVLSRCGITPLPEHVDVVLRLCYAFPAAAVKFFRWSGLSLKHTHYAWNLMVDILGKNRMFEPMWDAIRSMKQEGALSIATFASAFGSYCAAGLIKEAVMTFDVMDRYGIPQDVVVVNSLLSAICREDGRMADAADFFDRVKATVAPDADTFAILLEGWEKEGNVTRAKNTFGEMVIRVGWNAKNMSAYDAFLITLVRGSQPDEAVKFLKVMKGKNCLPGLKFFGNALHILIQQNDHVHALALWNIMVTDSGLIPSLSMCNSMITLLCNNGNLDAAYCLLDEMPYYGVFPDPLTYNTIFDCMIRNKRAREAESFFTEMRKNEQLPSPKNCAAAIRMFFDQYNPSAAVEVWGFVTEVFVSPDNECANELLLGFRELGRLSELRRYADEMLDRGVELRASTVEKLKTAFYKAGRQDAYDRILRRLKQH from the coding sequence ATGGTCGAACCAAAACCCGAACTCGCTCGGAGTCATACCTACACTGCCGCGTCTGCGGCAGCGATGCCCCATCAGCGTTCTCCCATCCCGGAACCTCCTCTGCTGGCGACCCCATCGTCGTCGGCTTCGGGCCTCGCGGTCAAGGACTCCCGTGTCCGTGCCTTTTACGAGATCCTCTCGCGGGTGCCTCCGGCGGAGGTGGAGTCGGTCCTCTCCCGCTGCGGCATCACCCCGCTCCCCGAGCACGTGGACGTTGTCCTCCGCCTCTGCTACGCTTTCCCGGCCGCTGCCGTCAAGTTTTTTCGCTGGTCCGGCCTCTCTCTGAAGCACACCCATTACGCCTGGAACCTGATGGTCGACATTCTCGGCAAGAACCGCATGTTCGAGCCCATGTGGGACGCTATCCGCTCCATGAAGCAGGAAGGCGCTCTCTCCATCGCCACCTTCGCCTCCGCCTTCGGCTCCTATTGCGCCGCCGGCCTGATCAAGGAGGCCGTCATGACCTTCGACGTCATGGACCGTTACGGCATCCCTCAGGATGTCGTTGTCGTCAACTCCCTCCTCAGCGCCATCTGCCGTGAGGACGGCCGCATGGCCGACGCCGCCGATTTCTTCGACCGCGTCAAGGCCACCGTTGCCCCGGACGCCGACACCTTCGCCATCCTCCTTGAGGGCTGGGAAAAAGAGGGCAACGTCACCCGCGCCAAAAATACCTTCGGCGAGATGGTGATCCGCGTCGGCTGGAACGCCAAGAACATGTCTGCCTACGACGCTTTCCTCATCACCCTCGTCCGCGGTTCCCAACCCGATGAGGCCGTCAAGTTCCTCAAGGTGATGAAGGGCAAAAACTGCCTGCCTGGGCTCAAGTTCTTCGGCAATGCCCTCCACATCCTCATCCAGCAGAACGATCACGTCCACGCCCTCGCTCTGTGGAACATAATGGTCACCGACAGTGGCCTCATCCCCAGTCTCTCCATGTGCAATTCGATGATCACTCTTCTCTGCAACAATGGCAACCTTGACGCTGCCTATTGCTTACTCGATGAAATGCCATACTATGGGGTCTTCCCTGACCCCTTAACTTATAACACCATCTTTGATTGTATGATTAGGAACAAGAGGGCCCGTGAAGCAGAGTCATTCTTCACAGAGATGCGGAAGAATGAGCAGCTGCCGTCTCCCAAAAATTGTGCAGCTGCCATTAGAATGTTCTTCGACCAGTACAACCCATCTGCAGCTGTGGAGGTGTGGGGTTTTGTGACGGAGGTGTTTGTCTCACCGGACAACGAGTGTGCCAATGAGCTGCTCCTCGGGTTCCGAGAACTTGGGCGGTTGAGCGAGTTGAGAAGGTATGCTGATGAAATGCTTGACAGGGGCGTAGAATTGCGGGCATCCACTGTGGAGAAGTTGAAGACTGCCTTTTACAAGGCTGGACGGCAGGATGCTTATGATCGGATTCTGAGGAGGTTAAAGCAGCATTAG